The nucleotide sequence GCTGTCGCCGGACTGGATCGCCTTGTCCCTGATCCTGGCAACATCCTTGAACGAGCCGGTCACCTGCAGCAGCGCAAGATCGTTGGTCTCATCGCTCGACACCAGCCGCAATTTGGCGGGTGCCTCGCCCGACAGATTGCCCTGGATGTCGCCGACACAGCCCTGCACGACATGCGCATTGGTCACAAGGTGCCCGTTCGTGCTCACCAGGAAGCCCGTGCCGGTCTGGTCGAACAACCTGTCTGGCTTGGCCGGCGCGGAATCCGGCGCCGCCGCGGCGACCGGCTTGGCTGCGGGAAGAACCGAGAAATCGCCGGCGTTGGCTACACCGGATTGCTTGGTCTTGGCGACGCAGTTCGCCAAGACCGGCAATAGCTGCCCGCTCTGGTCGAGGTTGAACTGGAAGAGCTGTCCCTGCGTATAGGCGGTCATGGCCTTCGCCCGCCGGAACTGGCTGATGAGCGCGGAATTGCTCGGCATCGGCACGCGGACCAGCTTGTCGGCGATCGGGACGCCGTGAACATTGAACGGCTGCTGGCCATCGAAGGTCAGGGTCAGCGGAAACGCCTCCCCCGTCCTCAGCCGCCATTGTTCATGCATGAAGCCGAGGCTCCACCCGCCACCACCGTCGATCATCACGACAAAATAAACACCGCTGGCGTATTGGGCGCCCGCTGCACAATGCGAGAAAGATCCGGCCTGGTCGTTGGTGTAGGCCCCGCCCTTCCAGTTGCCGACGCTGATCGAGCCGTAGGGCCCGCGCGCCGCCGCATTCGAATTGGCAAAAATCATACACAATAGAGCTGCGACCGCAGCAGCACGGCATTTCATAAGCGTCTTCCCCACACCCAAGGTGAGCATATTGGTCTTTGCAACCGGAGTCTATTTGGACCAGGCGGGGAGGTCTGAAATTTCCGACCGTTGGAGCGGAAAAATCAGCTCGGGATCGGTTGATGCCCGCGGGCAACCTAACTGCCGCAGCCCTTTCGTTAAGGTCTTTGCCCGATCATTCGGCACATCGTCCCGGTCGTCGTGAGATTGATGCCGATTCGCATCAGCCCGCAGCAGGACAGCTCATCGTTTGGCGGGAAAACTGACAGGACTACGATACATGGACGTGGCACACGGCGGAGGCAATTTTCAGCAGAGGGACGTGCTCCGGCCGCCCGCGGTCGTGCTGATCCCGGGCCTTGTGATGTCATTTTACGTGTGGCTGAATCTGCTCACGACCATTCCATATCCGGGCAGGATCGGGCTCGACTACAATACGCTCGGTACCGACTGGATGGTCTTCTACGGCGCGATCCGCTCGGTCCTCGACGGCAACGCGCCGTTGATCTTCGACGGCGATCGTTTCACCGACTTCCTCAACACGAATTTTGCAGGCTGGCTCTCCAAGCCGCTGGAATTTCGGCCATGGGCCTACCCGCCGAGCTTTCTGCTGATGCTGCTGCCGTTCGCGCCGTTGGGGTTCTTTGGCTCCTACGTGGCGTTTCAGATCGTGACCGGCGCGTTGCTGGCACTCGCGCTGCGATCGAGTACGCCAGCCGCTCTGACGTCGTGCGCCCTGCTCGTTGCCGCGCTGATTTGCCCGGCATCGGCCATCAATGCGATTGACGGTCAGGCCGTCTTTCTGGTCGCAGCCTTGATCGTCGGCGGGTTTGGCCTGCTCGAACAGCGTCCCTTTCTCGGTGGACTGGTGCTGGGACTACTGACGTTCAAACCCCAGTTCTGCATCCTGGTCCCGATCGCCTTGATCGCGGCCGGGCAGTGGCGCGCACTTTTGGCGTCGGGCCTGTCCGCGCTCGCCATGATGATCGCGAGCGGATTGATTTTCGGATGGGACCTGTGGCTGCGCTGGTTTCCACTCATCCTCGAGAATCTCGTCAGCCCGAGCGAGAAGTGGATCGAGTTCGGTCGCATGTGGGGCCATAGCGTCTACACCTGCGCGGTTCTGCTCGGCGCGCCGCAATGGCTGGCGTCGTGGATTCAACTGCTCGCCACGCTCGGCGCCGCGGCATCCGTCGTCATTGCGTTCCGATCGCGGTTGGGGACGCGGGAGAAGACGGCGGTCTTCCTGGCCGCCACGGTCCTCGCGGCCCCGCATTCCGGACCCTATGATGTGACGCTGCTGGTGATCGCGGCGGGATTCTGGTTGATGGCGCGCAGCGCTCCGCTGCCGCTGTGGTGCTGGACCTTGGCGTTCATGATCTGGCTGATGCCGCTGCTGAGCCCGCCCTTGCTGTTTCCCCTGGCCAGAATCGCCCCGCTCTTGCCTGTGCTGCTGATCGTGCTCCTGCTCCGCCCCGGAGTCCCGGTCTCCGTACGCGCCCGATAAGAGCGTACGCCCGCCCCCTTCCCGGATATTTTGGCAGAACCGTGCCGGAAACGGGCGGCTCGGATGACCGAGGGAGCGACCAAACGTCCCGGTGCCTGCCCGCGTCCGACCGATCATTTTAATGGATCACGTGTGGCATCTTGCATACGGTGGGGCCCGTCGCCTGCCCATTTCCGGATTTAAACCGGAACCAGGGAGCAAAAACGACGACCGCGCCG is from Bradyrhizobium sp. AZCC 2176 and encodes:
- a CDS encoding glycosyltransferase family 87 protein, with the protein product MDVAHGGGNFQQRDVLRPPAVVLIPGLVMSFYVWLNLLTTIPYPGRIGLDYNTLGTDWMVFYGAIRSVLDGNAPLIFDGDRFTDFLNTNFAGWLSKPLEFRPWAYPPSFLLMLLPFAPLGFFGSYVAFQIVTGALLALALRSSTPAALTSCALLVAALICPASAINAIDGQAVFLVAALIVGGFGLLEQRPFLGGLVLGLLTFKPQFCILVPIALIAAGQWRALLASGLSALAMMIASGLIFGWDLWLRWFPLILENLVSPSEKWIEFGRMWGHSVYTCAVLLGAPQWLASWIQLLATLGAAASVVIAFRSRLGTREKTAVFLAATVLAAPHSGPYDVTLLVIAAGFWLMARSAPLPLWCWTLAFMIWLMPLLSPPLLFPLARIAPLLPVLLIVLLLRPGVPVSVRAR
- a CDS encoding S1C family serine protease, with product MIFANSNAAARGPYGSISVGNWKGGAYTNDQAGSFSHCAAGAQYASGVYFVVMIDGGGGWSLGFMHEQWRLRTGEAFPLTLTFDGQQPFNVHGVPIADKLVRVPMPSNSALISQFRRAKAMTAYTQGQLFQFNLDQSGQLLPVLANCVAKTKQSGVANAGDFSVLPAAKPVAAAAPDSAPAKPDRLFDQTGTGFLVSTNGHLVTNAHVVQGCVGDIQGNLSGEAPAKLRLVSSDETNDLALLQVTGSFKDVARIRDKAIQSGDSVVAIGYPFHGLLTSDFTVTTGIVSSLSGILNDTRFLQISAAVQPGNSGGPLLASSGDVVGVVAAKLNALKFVRATGNIPENINFAIKTGALRDFLDNSVVPYQISDAKAELKTADIARNARAFTFLISCKAKAKEKETAKN